One region of Leptospira fainei serovar Hurstbridge str. BUT 6 genomic DNA includes:
- a CDS encoding ArsR/SmtB family transcription factor, which translates to MIYSTGISDRLNLTFAALSDPTRRAILTRLASGDTTVTDLAKPFAISQPAISKHLKVLEQAGLISRSQDAQRRPRRIQAQPLAEACQWLENYRKFWEGSFERLDTLLEELNSYRTEKEIE; encoded by the coding sequence ATGATTTATTCAACAGGCATTTCCGACCGGCTTAATCTCACATTCGCGGCCCTGTCCGACCCCACCCGAAGAGCTATTCTTACTCGCCTTGCTTCGGGAGACACGACGGTTACAGACCTAGCCAAGCCATTTGCAATCAGCCAGCCTGCAATTTCCAAACACTTAAAAGTATTGGAACAGGCGGGTTTAATTTCAAGAAGTCAGGATGCGCAGAGACGTCCTCGCCGAATACAGGCACAACCGTTGGCCGAAGCTTGCCAATGGTTGGAAAATTATCGAAAGTTTTGGGAGGGCAGTTTTGAACGACTCGACACATTATTGGAGGAGCTAAACTCCTATCGCACGGAAAAAGAAATCGAATAA
- a CDS encoding SRPBCC family protein, with protein MKNTGNLKITAKSELEIVITREFNASPSLVFEAFTKPDLVKRWLTGPPGWVLEICEIDLKTGGKYRYVWQSENGTSMGMGGIYREVKSPERIVHTEKFDEAWYPGESVITTLLTENSGRTIVTSTMLYISTEARDAVIHSPMEKGLAPSYDRLDEILESAKAQEAVK; from the coding sequence ATGAAGAATACGGGAAATTTGAAGATAACGGCAAAGAGTGAATTGGAAATCGTGATCACCCGCGAATTCAACGCCTCACCCTCCTTGGTTTTTGAGGCATTTACGAAACCGGATTTAGTGAAACGTTGGCTGACTGGACCTCCCGGATGGGTGCTTGAAATCTGCGAAATCGATTTGAAGACCGGAGGCAAATACCGTTACGTTTGGCAAAGCGAAAACGGAACATCAATGGGGATGGGGGGAATTTATCGGGAAGTTAAATCTCCGGAACGAATCGTTCATACCGAAAAGTTTGACGAAGCATGGTATCCAGGCGAGTCAGTAATAACCACACTTTTAACGGAGAACTCGGGAAGAACTATTGTTACATCAACGATGCTCTACATTTCGACTGAAGCTCGAGACGCGGTGATTCATTCTCCGATGGAAAAAGGACTCGCTCCAAGTTACGATAGGCTGGACGAAATTTTGGAATCTGCAAAGGCACAGGAAGCAGTAAAATGA
- a CDS encoding TIGR04452 family lipoprotein, with product MKKIISFIILSLAFALSNCIVLDMTGLSGSYKGSEAKKKIHDAAFTSDFLYYGSTPSTSKYAGQIAMIDAFLAEIFSNIEDGKYYKKTDVDKCIKDVQTIGLLVLDASTTVLTSSDCSKLKADATIL from the coding sequence ATGAAAAAGATAATATCATTTATAATTTTAAGTTTGGCATTTGCACTTTCGAATTGCATTGTCCTGGATATGACAGGGTTAAGTGGAAGTTATAAGGGTTCTGAGGCTAAGAAGAAAATACACGACGCAGCGTTCACTTCCGACTTTCTTTACTACGGCTCGACTCCGTCTACGTCGAAGTATGCGGGTCAGATTGCCATGATAGATGCCTTTCTTGCCGAAATTTTCTCGAATATCGAGGACGGTAAATATTATAAAAAAACGGACGTTGATAAATGCATAAAGGACGTTCAAACTATCGGTTTGTTAGTACTGGATGCGTCTACCACAGTTCTTACAAGCAGCGATTGCTCCAAATTGAAAGCCGACGCTACGATTCTTTAG
- a CDS encoding histidine kinase N-terminal 7TM domain-containing protein, translating into MEATLAIFTFILLSISAFYFYRWSERNLLSLSFSVLTFLLAVWCALLALSEIPFPTAAQTILVNVIPIPIICIPILLTYIIFNYTRPYSLIWPPYLLTAFHGIAILYFSWYALKGIVGPYQMLSGAKVFHPGSLYYPACAYIYISIFASAAILARNIFKGNYFVRLHSIYLFAGVMLGGVVSAIFVIVLPLYGISLTSMAVLGIIAFLWFAWIPITKYRLFNIELADFKYDFRNPRLSSAIVSINRYLLNTMDPKAFKEICDQFEIKRREEIYALQAEMLLEVTYSKERGVSSQVRKYAKKVTDLFLS; encoded by the coding sequence ATGGAGGCAACCTTAGCGATTTTTACTTTTATCCTGCTATCCATATCGGCGTTTTATTTTTACAGATGGTCAGAAAGAAATTTACTAAGTTTGTCTTTTTCGGTTCTTACGTTTTTATTGGCTGTCTGGTGTGCGCTTCTAGCATTAAGCGAAATTCCTTTCCCGACAGCGGCTCAAACCATTCTTGTAAACGTAATTCCGATTCCAATCATCTGTATTCCGATATTGTTAACGTACATCATTTTTAATTACACGAGACCGTATTCGTTAATATGGCCCCCATATTTACTGACTGCATTTCACGGGATTGCGATTCTATATTTTTCTTGGTACGCACTTAAAGGGATAGTCGGTCCTTACCAAATGCTGAGCGGTGCGAAAGTTTTCCACCCAGGATCTCTTTATTATCCTGCTTGCGCATATATTTATATTTCAATCTTCGCTAGCGCGGCTATACTTGCGCGAAATATTTTCAAGGGAAATTACTTCGTTAGATTGCATTCCATTTATTTATTTGCCGGCGTTATGCTTGGCGGAGTCGTATCCGCTATTTTTGTAATAGTACTTCCGTTGTATGGAATTTCCTTAACGTCAATGGCCGTTTTAGGGATCATCGCTTTCCTTTGGTTTGCTTGGATTCCGATCACTAAATATAGATTATTCAATATAGAATTGGCCGACTTCAAGTATGATTTCCGTAATCCACGACTATCATCTGCAATCGTGTCAATTAATCGATATCTATTAAACACAATGGATCCGAAAGCGTTCAAGGAAATTTGCGATCAATTTGAAATTAAGAGAAGGGAGGAAATCTACGCTTTGCAAGCGGAAATGCTTTTGGAAGTCACTTATAGCAAGGAGCGAGGTGTTTCCAGTCAGGTTCGAAAATATGCCAAGAAGGTAACTGACCTTTTTTTAAGTTAG
- a CDS encoding helix-turn-helix transcriptional regulator, with the protein MSKTAGERIKFVRLHGLNKEFNQKEFAEFVEITQAMLSLIESHKQPLSYAIALKIEKATEYRAEWLIDGSKPARLLSRSYEIRNPKDQEELLRLISKTDASKYILLLLSKLSDSDREAVFMLIESLAKKGGNHKY; encoded by the coding sequence ATGTCAAAAACCGCAGGAGAACGAATCAAATTCGTGCGATTACACGGCTTGAACAAGGAATTCAACCAAAAAGAGTTTGCAGAATTCGTCGAAATCACGCAGGCAATGCTCAGCTTAATCGAATCACATAAGCAACCTCTATCCTATGCGATTGCATTAAAGATCGAAAAAGCAACGGAATATCGAGCCGAATGGCTGATAGACGGCTCCAAGCCGGCAAGACTACTTAGCCGCTCTTACGAAATCCGAAATCCGAAGGATCAGGAAGAACTTTTGCGACTAATTTCAAAGACAGATGCTTCCAAATATATTTTACTTTTGCTTTCAAAACTTTCCGACTCCGATCGCGAGGCTGTCTTTATGCTAATCGAGTCATTAGCGAAAAAAGGCGGGAATCACAAATATTGA
- a CDS encoding histidine kinase N-terminal 7TM domain-containing protein, producing MALLTFILLFSSAVIFYKYSNKNTLSNAFTLLSLCLAFWSLFLFLCDIHFPLWIRIPIIDLITFFPLPIPILVTYVTHNYTRPNDLSSPPRVAILVHTLLLAFFIWFSWEGKVTPFKLENGEVVYKGSFYYYLYCGYLYGSIFISLALIIRNIFDDEYFVRLHSIYMFAGIAIGLFISTVLTVVLPLLGISLNSISVIGLLIFLWLTWIPIAHYRLFNIALVDFKQDFRNPKISSAILSVNRYLLNKLNPVKYKEICDQFENIQREEVYALQAEMLLEATFSKEGGVSNLVRKYAKKVTDLFIGPK from the coding sequence TTGGCTCTATTGACTTTCATCCTGCTTTTTTCTTCAGCAGTTATTTTTTATAAGTACTCGAACAAAAATACTCTATCTAATGCGTTTACTCTTTTATCTTTGTGCCTAGCATTTTGGAGCCTATTTCTATTTCTTTGTGATATTCATTTTCCGCTCTGGATTCGAATTCCGATAATAGATTTAATTACTTTTTTTCCCTTGCCGATTCCGATTCTAGTAACCTATGTAACTCATAATTATACTCGGCCTAACGATCTTTCTTCTCCTCCTAGGGTCGCTATTCTTGTTCATACGTTACTATTGGCTTTTTTTATTTGGTTTTCTTGGGAAGGCAAAGTAACCCCATTTAAACTGGAAAATGGAGAAGTGGTCTATAAAGGTAGCTTTTATTACTATTTATACTGCGGATATTTGTACGGTTCGATATTTATCTCTTTAGCTTTAATAATACGGAATATTTTCGACGACGAATATTTTGTCCGACTTCATTCGATTTATATGTTTGCGGGAATTGCAATCGGTCTATTCATATCGACTGTTCTTACCGTAGTTTTGCCGTTGCTCGGAATATCTTTGAATTCGATATCCGTTATCGGATTACTTATTTTTTTGTGGTTAACCTGGATTCCGATCGCCCATTACAGACTTTTTAATATAGCGCTAGTGGATTTTAAACAGGATTTTCGAAATCCTAAAATCTCTTCCGCGATTCTGTCCGTTAACCGATATTTGCTGAATAAGTTAAATCCGGTTAAATATAAGGAAATCTGCGATCAATTTGAAAATATCCAGAGAGAAGAAGTCTACGCTTTGCAGGCCGAAATGCTTTTGGAGGCTACATTTAGTAAGGAAGGAGGCGTCTCCAATCTCGTTCGGAAATACGCCAAGAAAGTTACCGACCTCTTTATCGGTCCAAAATAA
- a CDS encoding acyl-CoA desaturase translates to MPIILSFFIGHWFLSTFLQSFFQHRYSAHQMFTLSPLWQKFFYILTFLVQGSSFLNPRTYAILHRRHHAFSDTLKDPHSPVTSKSFFDMLLKTASGYDDIRNYKTDVEKEFKGNYPEMPGLDKYAESLWVRLIFVFAYSAFYIYFVPKNAPWLYALLPIHFFMAKIQGSVVNWCGHLYGYRNHSKNPDNSRNTLFIDFIILGELYQNNHHAHPNSPNFAFKWFEIDFTFQILKVLHFLKIVRIQRAVWSERGRTVLPGSIV, encoded by the coding sequence ATGCCGATTATCTTGAGTTTCTTTATTGGACATTGGTTTCTTTCGACGTTTCTTCAGTCCTTCTTTCAGCATCGGTATTCCGCACATCAAATGTTCACGCTAAGTCCTTTGTGGCAAAAATTCTTTTATATTCTAACGTTCCTTGTACAGGGATCCTCGTTTTTAAATCCGAGAACGTATGCGATTTTGCATAGAAGGCATCATGCATTCAGCGATACTTTGAAAGACCCTCATTCTCCGGTTACTTCCAAGAGTTTTTTCGATATGCTTTTAAAAACTGCAAGCGGGTACGATGATATTCGAAATTATAAAACCGACGTTGAAAAGGAATTTAAGGGGAATTATCCGGAAATGCCGGGACTAGATAAATATGCGGAGTCTCTGTGGGTGCGATTGATATTTGTTTTCGCTTATTCGGCTTTCTATATTTATTTCGTTCCTAAAAATGCACCTTGGCTTTACGCTCTGCTGCCGATTCATTTTTTTATGGCGAAAATTCAAGGATCCGTCGTTAATTGGTGCGGTCATCTTTATGGGTATCGCAATCACTCGAAAAATCCTGACAATTCTCGTAATACTCTGTTTATCGATTTTATAATCCTGGGCGAGCTCTATCAGAATAATCACCATGCTCACCCTAATTCTCCTAATTTCGCTTTTAAATGGTTCGAGATCGATTTCACTTTCCAAATACTAAAAGTTTTACATTTTCTTAAAATAGTAAGAATTCAAAGAGCGGTTTGGTCGGAACGAGGAAGAACCGTACTTCCCGGATCCATAGTTTAA
- a CDS encoding DUF1993 domain-containing protein: protein MLYEITVPQFTKMLQNLSRILDKATHFAETKKIDVEVLLNSRLAPDQFNLIRQIQIACDTAKLASARLTGKQAPVHEDLEKTLPELKTRIDDVVKYLGTFSVGEFNEANSRKISQPRWEGKYLTGLEYAIQHAIPNMYFHVTTAYDILRHNGVEVGKKDYLGEMPFKN from the coding sequence ATGTTATACGAAATCACCGTACCGCAATTTACAAAAATGCTGCAAAACCTAAGTCGAATTTTAGATAAGGCGACTCATTTCGCCGAAACCAAAAAAATCGACGTCGAAGTGTTGTTAAATTCAAGATTAGCCCCGGATCAGTTCAACCTTATTAGGCAAATTCAAATTGCATGCGATACTGCAAAACTCGCGTCTGCCCGTTTGACAGGGAAACAAGCGCCTGTTCACGAAGACTTAGAAAAAACTCTTCCCGAATTGAAAACTAGGATCGACGATGTAGTCAAATATTTAGGAACCTTTTCCGTCGGAGAATTTAACGAAGCAAATAGCAGAAAAATTTCACAACCTCGCTGGGAAGGAAAGTACTTAACCGGATTGGAATATGCGATTCAACACGCCATTCCGAATATGTATTTTCACGTGACGACCGCGTACGATATTTTACGACACAACGGGGTCGAAGTGGGCAAAAAAGATTATTTAGGAGAAATGCCGTTTAAGAATTAA
- a CDS encoding YgaP family membrane protein has translation MKINEGMFDRSARTIVGLGLVAWGFWAHNSLGIMAVIVGLIPLLTGLIGWCPLYQFLGFSTDSKRKSV, from the coding sequence ATGAAAATCAACGAAGGAATGTTCGACAGATCCGCAAGAACTATAGTTGGATTAGGACTAGTAGCTTGGGGATTTTGGGCGCATAATTCCTTGGGAATTATGGCGGTTATTGTCGGTCTGATTCCGCTTCTAACAGGCTTAATCGGCTGGTGTCCGCTCTATCAATTCCTGGGATTCAGCACCGATTCTAAACGGAAGAGCGTTTAG
- a CDS encoding heme-binding beta-barrel domain-containing protein: MTEAIYGPLSALIGNWRGDKGLDISPLPIGQEVNPYFETISFEPIGLTTNAESQILAGLHYRQLVSRKSDGKVFHDQTGYWMWEEKSQNIFHTFAIPRGVCVLAGGRFQKSEQEAGATQFHLSAKAGDADWGIIQSPFMNATAQTLSFQITLTVRGEFLSYSQSTILKIYDKTFTHTDDNTLQLQK; the protein is encoded by the coding sequence ATGACTGAAGCGATATACGGCCCCCTATCCGCACTGATCGGCAATTGGCGGGGAGATAAAGGATTAGATATTTCTCCGCTTCCTATCGGCCAAGAAGTAAATCCTTATTTTGAAACGATTTCATTCGAACCTATCGGTTTAACTACCAACGCAGAATCGCAAATTTTAGCTGGGCTTCACTATCGACAACTCGTGAGTAGAAAATCGGACGGAAAGGTTTTTCACGACCAAACGGGTTATTGGATGTGGGAAGAAAAATCGCAAAATATTTTTCATACATTCGCGATTCCTCGGGGCGTTTGCGTGCTCGCAGGCGGACGATTTCAAAAATCGGAGCAGGAAGCAGGCGCAACCCAATTTCATTTATCTGCGAAAGCGGGCGATGCGGATTGGGGAATCATACAATCGCCGTTTATGAACGCAACCGCGCAAACGCTTTCGTTCCAAATTACTTTGACTGTACGAGGTGAATTTCTCTCTTATTCTCAATCGACAATACTGAAGATTTACGATAAAACGTTTACCCATACGGATGATAACACGTTACAATTACAAAAATAA
- a CDS encoding fatty acid desaturase — protein sequence MIFILIFFAGHWLLSVFIQSFFLHRYSAHRMFEMNKVWERFFYFFSFIGQGSSYLNPRAYAIIHRIHHAYSDSEKDPVSPVISNGFFDMVNRTAIAFKGIASGSAEVERKFRGRYPEIVWFDRFADSWPVRIFFGGCYTLIYVKLVPIDMLWIYILLPIHYFMGPIQTAIVNWCGHKYGYKNHPKQPDHSKNTLPIDILILGELYQNNHHAHPNSPNFAYRWFEFDLTYQIIKLMHFFKIIRIRRAVWTERGRAVVSGTLLFPPSDIAKV from the coding sequence GTGATATTCATTTTGATTTTCTTTGCGGGGCATTGGCTACTTTCCGTCTTTATTCAATCCTTCTTTCTGCATAGGTATTCCGCGCATAGAATGTTTGAAATGAATAAAGTTTGGGAAAGATTTTTCTACTTTTTTTCGTTTATTGGTCAAGGATCTTCTTACTTAAATCCGAGAGCATATGCTATAATTCACAGAATACATCACGCGTATAGTGACTCTGAAAAGGACCCGGTTTCTCCGGTCATATCGAATGGATTTTTCGATATGGTGAATAGAACGGCCATCGCTTTTAAAGGGATTGCGAGTGGAAGCGCAGAAGTCGAACGAAAATTCAGGGGTCGCTATCCTGAGATTGTTTGGTTTGATAGATTCGCGGACTCTTGGCCTGTCAGAATATTCTTTGGAGGTTGTTACACTTTAATCTATGTTAAGCTTGTACCGATCGATATGCTTTGGATATACATCCTTCTTCCGATACATTATTTTATGGGACCGATACAAACTGCGATCGTGAATTGGTGCGGCCATAAGTACGGGTACAAAAATCATCCCAAGCAACCGGATCATTCTAAAAATACGTTGCCGATTGACATCCTTATCTTGGGCGAACTATATCAAAACAATCACCATGCCCATCCTAATTCACCGAACTTCGCTTATCGTTGGTTCGAATTCGATCTTACCTATCAGATCATCAAGTTAATGCACTTTTTCAAAATCATTCGGATACGTAGAGCGGTGTGGACTGAGCGCGGCAGGGCGGTAGTTTCAGGAACCCTCCTTTTTCCGCCGAGTGATATTGCCAAAGTTTGA
- a CDS encoding sterol desaturase family protein, with product MDLNFSNIYSALLSPIRIVFLPSVKIYWLYLLSSVIITALFIVWQKIYVKDFSVGNYLSKILSKEYWFHKSALLDYKYYFFNTVLFSFYYGYFVLSGATVSAFVNKGLVNLFGIVLYEIPFDSAAVIGFYSVLFWLMNDFGRFLAHWLLHKNSFLWEFHRLHHSAEVLNPLTVYRVHPVEAILVNSLGALFSGIVTGIAMFVFPEKITMISFLGVNAGIFIFNLYANLRHSNIAVYFPKWLSYIFLSPAQHQIHHSVDIRLQNKNIGVTFAFWDVFLGTLYIPDRNEAEEITFGLKDAKKEDFDNFFSIYFLPFKRILDKLKK from the coding sequence ATGGATTTAAATTTCAGTAATATCTACTCTGCTTTACTAAGTCCGATCCGGATCGTATTTCTCCCCTCGGTAAAAATATATTGGTTATATCTTTTGAGTTCCGTCATTATCACGGCGCTTTTCATTGTATGGCAGAAAATATACGTAAAAGATTTTAGTGTCGGAAATTATCTGAGTAAGATTTTATCTAAAGAATATTGGTTTCATAAATCGGCTCTATTGGATTACAAATATTATTTTTTTAACACCGTTTTGTTCAGTTTCTACTACGGTTATTTTGTACTATCCGGCGCGACTGTTTCTGCTTTCGTCAATAAAGGCTTGGTCAATTTATTCGGGATCGTTCTTTATGAAATCCCGTTCGATTCGGCTGCGGTAATCGGTTTTTATTCCGTTTTATTTTGGCTGATGAATGATTTTGGAAGATTTCTTGCGCATTGGCTTCTTCACAAGAACTCTTTTCTTTGGGAATTTCATAGACTTCATCATTCTGCGGAAGTTTTAAACCCGCTAACGGTTTATCGAGTTCATCCTGTGGAGGCAATTCTAGTCAATTCTCTGGGAGCCCTTTTTTCCGGAATCGTGACAGGTATCGCGATGTTCGTTTTTCCGGAAAAGATTACGATGATTTCCTTTTTAGGGGTGAATGCGGGGATTTTTATTTTCAATCTCTATGCAAATTTAAGACATTCGAATATCGCCGTCTACTTTCCGAAATGGCTTAGTTATATTTTTTTAAGTCCTGCTCAGCATCAGATTCATCATAGTGTTGATATACGACTTCAGAATAAAAATATAGGAGTTACGTTCGCTTTCTGGGACGTATTCTTAGGAACCCTTTATATCCCGGATCGAAATGAGGCGGAAGAAATAACTTTCGGATTAAAGGATGCGAAAAAAGAGGATTTCGATAATTTCTTCTCCATTTATTTTTTACCTTTCAAAAGAATCTTGGATAAACTTAAGAAATAA